One Campylobacter pinnipediorum subsp. caledonicus genomic window carries:
- the smpB gene encoding SsrA-binding protein SmpB: protein MKEIAKNKKAFFEYSIIENFEAGIVLKGSETKALRLGRANLKDSFVRIIKGEIFLLNAHISHLETTHSHFRPDERGARKLLMHRKQIDRMFGLVTRDGFTIVPISIYLNDKNMFKVRIALAKGKNLHDKRETLKKKQADMDAKSAMKNFGKNL from the coding sequence GTGAAAGAGATAGCAAAAAATAAAAAAGCATTTTTTGAATACTCTATAATAGAAAATTTTGAAGCTGGTATAGTTTTAAAAGGTAGTGAAACAAAGGCCTTAAGGCTTGGCAGGGCAAATTTAAAAGATAGCTTTGTTCGTATAATAAAAGGAGAGATTTTTTTATTAAATGCACATATTTCTCATCTTGAGACAACTCATAGTCATTTTAGACCAGATGAAAGAGGTGCGAGAAAGCTTTTGATGCATAGAAAACAGATAGATAGAATGTTTGGACTTGTAACTAGAGATGGATTTACTATAGTTCCTATTTCTATATATCTAAATGATAAAAATATGTTTAAGGTTAGAATTGCGCTTGCAAAAGGTAAAAATTTGCACGATAAGCGTGAGACATTGAAGAAAAAACAGGCTGACATGGACGCAAAGTCTGCTATGAAAAATTTTGGTAAAAATTTATAA
- a CDS encoding redoxin family protein encodes MKKGLLFLIMAIFFIGCSEDKIDNISGFKEFKDSEEVVLKGVNGQNKVLVRKNGGFVVKGEENKVVVLDIFGTFCPPCQEEAPGIAKYQLDNQKDFLIIGLTHFENVTDEYVVSDFIQKYNAFYFITNDQSVNDRIAEQVVKDISYQHEIALPFKVILKNGYYQLVTDNNTGKFGVKYYLGGIKMSRMQSDIERINNLKQNME; translated from the coding sequence ATGAAAAAAGGTTTATTGTTTTTAATAATGGCTATATTTTTTATTGGCTGTTCAGAAGATAAGATAGATAATATTTCTGGTTTTAAAGAATTTAAAGATTCTGAAGAGGTAGTTTTAAAAGGCGTAAATGGACAAAATAAGGTTTTGGTCCGTAAAAATGGTGGCTTTGTTGTAAAAGGTGAAGAGAATAAGGTTGTTGTTCTTGATATATTTGGTACTTTTTGCCCACCTTGCCAAGAAGAGGCTCCAGGTATAGCAAAGTATCAACTTGACAATCAAAAAGATTTTTTAATCATAGGTTTAACTCATTTTGAAAATGTCACGGATGAATATGTTGTAAGTGATTTTATTCAAAAATATAATGCTTTTTATTTTATAACAAATGATCAAAGTGTAAATGATAGAATTGCAGAACAAGTTGTTAAAGATATAAGTTATCAGCACGAGATAGCACTTCCGTTTAAAGTTATTTTGAAAAATGGATATTATCAACTTGTAACTGATAATAATACTGGCAAATTCGGAGTTAAATACTATCTTGGTGGTATTAAAATGAGTAGAATGCAAAGTGATATTGAAAGAATTAATAATCTTAAGCAAAATATGGAATAA
- the flgB gene encoding flagellar basal body rod protein FlgB — translation MFVLETSKSRPLVESAMSARELRQKMISSNIANIDTPFYKSRDIGFESELSSRASEIYNKTKSKELKLAKTNDKHIDMVGFPRTGLASVFLRDGHLARNDANTVDLDVETTELSKNYIMLNALDSAYKRDSSIFKSVIDASGKM, via the coding sequence ATGTTTGTTTTAGAGACATCAAAATCAAGACCATTAGTTGAATCAGCTATGAGCGCTAGGGAGCTTAGACAAAAGATGATCTCTAGCAACATTGCAAATATAGATACTCCATTTTATAAATCAAGAGATATAGGTTTTGAATCAGAGCTTAGTTCTAGAGCTAGTGAAATTTACAATAAAACAAAAAGTAAAGAATTGAAATTAGCAAAAACAAATGACAAACATATAGATATGGTTGGTTTTCCAAGAACCGGGTTAGCTAGTGTGTTTTTAAGAGATGGTCATTTGGCTAGAAATGATGCAAATACTGTTGATTTGGATGTTGAAACAACAGAACTTAGTAAAAACTATATAATGTTAAATGCTTTGGATAGTGCTTATAAAAGAGATAGTTCTATATTTAAAAGTGTAATAGATGCAAGTGGCAAAATGTAA
- the flgC gene encoding flagellar basal body rod protein FlgC translates to MYLNDFDISGYGLSAQRFRMNVISSNIANANTTRTAEGGPYRRQEVIFKAFDFDKVLNKQIKEQNSMLEYSNPLDDPASPKDAFPSVMSVVVDKIVRDDKDFQLKYDPNHPDANADGYVSYPNINPVIEMSDLIEATRAYQANVSAFQSAKSIAQSAIQMIAGGQ, encoded by the coding sequence ATGTATTTAAATGATTTTGATATTAGTGGATATGGACTTAGTGCACAACGTTTTAGAATGAATGTTATTAGCTCAAATATAGCTAATGCAAATACGACTAGAACAGCAGAAGGAGGTCCTTATAGAAGACAAGAAGTTATCTTTAAAGCTTTTGATTTTGATAAAGTTTTAAATAAACAGATAAAAGAGCAAAACTCTATGCTTGAATATTCAAATCCTCTAGATGACCCTGCATCACCAAAAGATGCTTTTCCATCTGTTATGAGTGTTGTTGTTGATAAGATAGTTAGAGATGATAAGGATTTTCAGCTAAAATATGATCCAAACCATCCAGATGCAAATGCAGATGGGTATGTTTCTTATCCAAATATTAATCCAGTTATAGAAATGAGCGATTTGATAGAAGCTACTAGGGCATACCAAGCTAATGTTTCCGCCTTTCAAAGCGCTAAAAGCATAGCTCAAAGTGCTATACAGATGATTGCAGGGGGTCAATAA
- the fliE gene encoding flagellar hook-basal body complex protein FliE, whose protein sequence is MNDISSISKISQLNQNKTTQKKSDVDFASVLDNSLKELNKVQENADKAIADLATGEVKDLHQAAIAIGKAETSMKLMLEIRNKALSAYKEISRTQI, encoded by the coding sequence ATGAACGATATATCTAGTATATCCAAGATTTCACAATTAAATCAAAATAAAACTACTCAAAAAAAATCAGATGTTGATTTTGCTAGTGTTTTAGATAACTCATTAAAAGAGTTAAATAAGGTTCAAGAAAATGCCGATAAAGCAATCGCTGACCTTGCTACTGGAGAGGTTAAGGATCTACATCAAGCAGCAATAGCAATAGGCAAGGCTGAAACAAGCATGAAATTGATGTTGGAGATTAGAAATAAAGCTTTAAGCGCTTATAAAGAGATATCAAGAACTCAAATTTAG
- a CDS encoding peptidoglycan D,D-transpeptidase FtsI family protein gives MNSNKTKTTVLYIVILVFILIFLSSMFFRISIDRKLPSMQTSEDNTALRGSIITKDGFRVAVSQKLYTAKLDTRSIDPNKKDMFVKLYSIYSGDSEKKILSLINKTRGLLILSENIDAKTAMHLKELSRKLYQKKIFIPIHGSSFVQGLDVFESEESRKNRTYIAKNALTPIIGYMIQKDGKSSGAKGIEKYYDDFLAPIQDAKFIGPRDVGSNIIFTSESNLANRVDGYDVGISVSLKFQSMLEKIVDNQREFLDASEIIACVMDSKTGEILALASSSRYDPSSIRKQDILSLNSSATEYSYEIGSVFKPFIFSILMSEKKVNPVEIVNTYNGKYKLGKRIIRDTHPEPSMSAEDVIAYSSNIGMIELSRRLDGIQIYNGLINFGFTQKTGVDIPYEQVGAIPSAIKLNSQTYKATVSYGYGISATFMQLLKAYNVFNNKGIAVIPHFAVYFEKNGKKYSPPILNGINQNSKQIISQDIAKRMKRILIKVVEKGTGQKAFTPGLEVGGKTGTAHIAKNGVYSNTYNGSFFGFANDDFGHSYTIGVLARNPKKKYYYYGAQSALPVFKNTVDLLVNEGYLLKK, from the coding sequence ATGAACTCAAACAAAACAAAAACTACTGTTCTTTATATAGTTATTTTAGTTTTTATATTGATTTTTTTATCATCTATGTTTTTTCGTATAAGCATAGATAGAAAATTACCAAGCATGCAAACAAGTGAGGATAATACTGCCTTACGAGGTTCTATAATTACAAAAGATGGTTTTAGGGTTGCTGTGAGTCAGAAACTATATACAGCCAAGCTAGATACAAGAAGTATAGACCCAAATAAAAAAGATATGTTTGTAAAACTTTACTCTATTTATAGTGGTGATAGTGAGAAAAAAATACTAAGTCTTATAAACAAAACAAGAGGTTTGCTTATATTGTCTGAAAATATAGATGCAAAAACAGCTATGCATTTAAAAGAATTATCAAGAAAATTATATCAAAAAAAGATTTTTATACCGATACATGGTTCTAGTTTTGTTCAGGGTCTTGATGTATTTGAGAGTGAAGAGAGTAGAAAAAATAGAACTTATATAGCAAAAAATGCTTTAACTCCTATAATTGGATATATGATACAAAAAGATGGAAAAAGCTCTGGTGCAAAAGGTATAGAAAAGTATTATGATGATTTTTTAGCACCTATTCAGGATGCAAAATTTATAGGCCCAAGAGATGTTGGAAGCAATATAATATTTACGAGTGAATCTAATCTAGCAAATAGGGTAGATGGATACGATGTTGGAATTTCTGTATCTTTAAAATTTCAAAGCATGCTTGAAAAAATAGTGGATAATCAAAGAGAATTTTTAGATGCTAGTGAAATTATAGCTTGTGTTATGGATAGCAAAACAGGTGAAATTTTAGCTCTTGCATCAAGTTCTAGATATGATCCATCAAGTATTAGAAAACAAGATATATTGTCTTTAAACTCATCAGCTACTGAGTATTCATATGAGATAGGTTCTGTGTTTAAACCTTTTATATTTTCTATATTGATGTCTGAAAAAAAAGTAAATCCAGTTGAAATCGTAAATACTTATAATGGTAAATATAAACTTGGAAAAAGAATCATAAGAGATACTCATCCTGAGCCAAGCATGAGTGCTGAGGATGTTATAGCATATAGTTCAAATATAGGTATGATTGAGCTGTCTAGGCGTTTAGATGGTATTCAGATATATAATGGTCTTATAAATTTTGGTTTTACTCAAAAAACTGGCGTTGATATACCTTATGAACAAGTAGGTGCGATACCAAGTGCCATTAAGCTTAATTCTCAAACATATAAAGCAACAGTTAGCTATGGCTATGGTATTAGTGCAACATTTATGCAGCTTTTAAAAGCTTATAATGTTTTTAATAACAAAGGTATTGCGGTCATACCACATTTTGCTGTATATTTTGAAAAAAATGGTAAAAAGTATTCGCCTCCTATACTAAATGGAATAAATCAAAACTCAAAGCAAATAATATCTCAAGATATTGCAAAAAGAATGAAGAGAATACTTATAAAAGTTGTTGAAAAAGGAACCGGGCAAAAAGCATTTACTCCTGGTTTGGAAGTTGGTGGCAAAACAGGAACAGCTCATATAGCTAAAAATGGAGTATATTCTAATACATACAATGGATCATTTTTTGGGTTCGCAAATGATGATTTTGGACATAGTTATACCATAGGTGTTCTTGCCAGAAATCCCAAGAAAAAATATTATTATTATGGGGCGCAAAGCGCTTTACCAGTATTTAAAAATACAGTTGATTTGCTTGTAAATGAAGGATATTTATTAAAAAAATAG
- a CDS encoding response regulator yields the protein MKKFKDYIVIIPLIFTIFFILYKIYNFSTYVYNSNKLAESIKEQNILKNIIKSLILEREIVNSKKNNFYNIDILRKKTDDDIDALISFKPEKQDETISIKSQVEILRQRITSNYTFLNIFLNFYRNINDSIINGNSKFLDLKSLNNELRTYIIILNDIYINASKINFNREYIQKAIINNEQVSSNNILNWLQADISNLIDIKFLPKNESKERMINFLNTSKNSGYLKKIFEEGNKLSELKKKNITNEEFYLIDNFQKDKFIFLLEASNIIESELSIKNSIILKRYKQNIILSVALLMIFIFITINIVKKIKELKIIKENIRLAKDSFYDNQDELNLENYNTILNFKDIYENLKKSHKKIITLNKIKSKYIKKATQRQKMQLEEKLHSISFLRKSYTSSEQLKALSVLEENYSKEYSTFNDILSTVYFENNELEKSEVVFNPQDVFSIALESRINEINKKNINYATFIDPKIKNNLIGDKDKIINTISNILFCAIYQCNQYSKIIVKIKQVINSKNNDVANILFTIKNNADSTLENFIQNEDVDIETIDDEYMQFWLSLSSLYLKSMQSKLKIKSSKDIGNEFSFEIVLKTMNEIEEYQNLNNKIPTAYIDDLDKDYNIFFKKTLQNIGLNPTVFSSLNKVDNIKNYRIIFTRKTKDISYDSQNIISIKDPLTPIKILQYLQKNTDIKSTQKFILNKPQILIIENNNINLNIIKHSFEKYNVDITSASDHKNIEELTKNKRFDLFLMDTDAYGIKSLEIAKKYKNNEIGRHTPIIAMISSAGSISPEQSLTVFDEYIKKPFSKKNLRRILTSFIPNFDTFLNNNIYKKSYNILLFKKSPIENKIFAGALSEFNTYLTTADSFEEFENYIKNKIYGLIFIDDNEKNFDTEKALNLIEDSRILFGIDTKLFIFSNKSRNNFNIKPYIKILSPQINKAQLVEIVKKEIMGGV from the coding sequence ATGAAAAAATTTAAAGACTACATTGTAATCATACCTTTAATTTTTACTATTTTTTTCATATTGTATAAAATATATAATTTTTCCACCTATGTTTACAACTCTAACAAATTAGCAGAGAGCATAAAAGAGCAAAATATTTTAAAAAATATAATAAAATCACTTATACTAGAAAGAGAGATAGTAAATTCCAAAAAAAATAATTTTTACAATATAGATATTTTAAGAAAAAAAACCGATGATGACATAGATGCCTTAATTTCCTTTAAGCCAGAAAAACAAGATGAAACAATATCAATAAAATCACAAGTTGAAATTTTACGACAAAGGATAACTAGTAATTACACATTTTTAAATATATTTTTAAATTTTTATAGAAATATAAATGATTCAATAATAAATGGAAATTCTAAATTTTTAGATCTCAAATCATTAAATAATGAATTAAGAACATATATTATTATATTAAATGATATATATATAAATGCATCAAAAATAAACTTTAATAGAGAATACATACAAAAAGCTATAATAAATAACGAACAAGTTTCAAGCAATAATATATTAAACTGGCTCCAAGCTGATATTTCAAATCTTATAGATATAAAATTTTTACCAAAAAATGAATCAAAAGAAAGAATGATAAATTTTTTAAATACTTCTAAAAATAGTGGATATTTAAAAAAAATATTTGAAGAAGGTAATAAACTATCAGAATTAAAGAAAAAAAATATAACAAACGAAGAATTTTATCTAATAGATAATTTTCAAAAAGATAAATTTATATTTTTGTTAGAAGCTTCAAACATCATAGAGTCTGAATTATCTATAAAAAATTCAATTATTTTAAAAAGATATAAACAAAATATAATATTATCAGTCGCGTTGCTTATGATTTTTATATTTATTACCATCAATATTGTTAAAAAAATTAAAGAGCTAAAAATTATAAAAGAAAATATAAGATTAGCAAAGGATTCTTTTTATGACAATCAAGATGAATTAAATTTAGAAAATTACAATACGATCTTAAATTTTAAAGACATATATGAAAATTTAAAAAAATCACATAAAAAAATTATTACTTTAAATAAAATTAAAAGCAAATATATAAAAAAAGCAACTCAAAGACAAAAAATGCAACTAGAAGAAAAACTTCATAGCATATCATTTTTAAGAAAAAGTTACACATCATCTGAACAATTAAAAGCACTTAGTGTATTAGAAGAAAATTACTCAAAAGAATACTCTACGTTCAATGATATCTTAAGCACTGTATATTTTGAAAACAACGAATTAGAAAAAAGCGAAGTTGTCTTTAATCCACAAGATGTTTTTAGCATAGCTCTTGAATCTAGAATTAATGAAATCAACAAAAAAAATATAAATTACGCAACCTTTATAGATCCTAAAATAAAAAATAATCTTATAGGAGATAAAGATAAAATCATAAATACAATATCTAATATTTTGTTCTGTGCTATATATCAATGCAACCAATATTCAAAAATTATAGTAAAAATAAAACAAGTCATAAATTCTAAAAACAATGATGTAGCAAATATACTATTTACTATAAAAAACAATGCTGATTCAACACTTGAAAATTTTATTCAGAACGAAGATGTTGATATAGAAACAATAGATGATGAATATATGCAATTTTGGCTATCTCTATCCTCCCTTTATTTAAAAAGTATGCAATCAAAGCTCAAAATAAAAAGCTCAAAAGATATTGGTAATGAATTTTCATTTGAAATTGTATTAAAAACAATGAATGAAATAGAAGAATATCAAAATTTAAACAACAAAATACCTACTGCATATATCGATGATTTAGATAAAGACTATAATATATTTTTCAAAAAAACATTACAAAATATCGGTTTAAATCCAACTGTTTTTTCAAGCTTAAATAAAGTAGATAATATTAAAAATTATCGAATAATATTTACAAGAAAAACAAAAGATATATCTTATGATTCACAAAATATTATAAGCATAAAAGATCCTTTAACACCTATAAAAATTTTACAATATCTACAAAAAAATACAGATATAAAATCAACTCAAAAATTTATTTTAAATAAACCACAAATACTAATAATAGAAAATAATAATATAAATCTTAATATCATAAAGCATTCATTTGAGAAATATAATGTTGATATAACATCAGCAAGTGATCATAAAAATATAGAAGAATTAACAAAAAATAAAAGATTTGATTTATTTTTAATGGATACAGATGCATACGGAATAAAATCTTTAGAAATTGCAAAAAAATATAAAAATAATGAAATTGGAAGGCACACGCCTATAATAGCTATGATATCTAGTGCTGGAAGTATATCACCGGAACAATCATTAACAGTATTTGATGAATACATAAAAAAACCATTTAGCAAAAAGAATTTAAGAAGAATACTCACAAGTTTTATACCAAATTTTGATACTTTTTTAAACAATAATATATATAAAAAAAGTTACAATATTTTATTATTCAAAAAATCACCTATTGAAAATAAAATATTCGCTGGAGCATTATCTGAATTTAACACATATTTGACAACTGCCGATAGCTTTGAAGAATTCGAAAACTATATAAAAAATAAAATTTATGGTCTAATATTTATAGATGATAATGAAAAAAATTTTGATACCGAAAAAGCATTAAACTTAATAGAAGACTCTAGAATACTATTTGGCATAGATACAAAATTATTTATATTTAGCAATAAATCTAGAAATAATTTTAACATTAAACCTTATATTAAAATATTATCACCACAGATAAATAAGGCTCAACTAGTTGAGATAGTAAAAAAAGAGATAATGGGAGGGGTGTAG
- the uvrC gene encoding excinuclease ABC subunit UvrC, translating to MLLDELRTLPKSSGVYQYFDEKNRLLYVGKAKNLFNRVKSYFNFTPTLSPSSNLSPRIHKMISETNHLEYIVTSSEADALILENSFIKQLKPKYNILLRDDKTYPYIFIDLNEDFPRFEITRKIVQGANIKYFGPFFSGSKDLLEAIYINFKLIQKKSCLKSKKKCLFYQMKRCYAPCENEISKEDYKKIVDEALISLQNPSLMIPKLTNLMQIYANSQNYEQAAITRDQINSIKNLEVKIEVDIAKLEDFEVFCVTKYLDLFCGIRFSIQKGKIVGVKSDITNAKDGENNEINEIYKHFILDNFAINQPVTATKIYTFDEFEDIDLVAEILNKRHNKKFSIKQPKVGEKRKICEIAQKNAQITIQKHIKTNDMGFLNELKEYFNLSHTPNTIECFDNSHLFGEATVAGMIRYENGDFIKEKYRHFHLESKNDYDQMRESLTIRALRFDKLSPPDLWIIDGGEALLNLAVEILKSSGTNIDVIAISKEKIDAKAHRAKGKAKDKIYTISNKFNLATDDKKLLFFQKMRDEAHRFAISFHRKIKNKQDTQNSKLAKLGISKGSITKLVNFYGSFDKIYKSSYDDIKKITNKSVADKIFKEKS from the coding sequence TTGCTATTAGATGAGTTAAGAACTTTGCCAAAAAGTTCTGGCGTATATCAATACTTTGATGAAAAAAATAGGCTTTTATATGTAGGAAAAGCCAAAAACCTTTTTAATAGAGTAAAAAGTTATTTTAATTTTACACCAACTCTATCACCATCATCAAATCTAAGCCCTAGAATTCATAAAATGATAAGTGAAACAAATCATCTTGAATACATAGTAACTAGTAGCGAAGCTGATGCATTAATACTTGAAAACTCTTTTATAAAACAACTAAAACCAAAGTATAATATCTTATTAAGAGATGATAAAACATACCCTTATATTTTTATAGATTTAAACGAAGATTTTCCAAGATTTGAAATCACAAGAAAGATAGTTCAAGGCGCAAATATAAAATATTTTGGACCATTTTTTAGCGGATCTAAAGATTTACTAGAAGCTATTTATATAAATTTTAAGCTAATTCAAAAAAAATCATGTCTAAAAAGTAAAAAAAAGTGCCTTTTTTATCAGATGAAAAGATGCTATGCTCCTTGCGAAAATGAAATTTCAAAAGAGGATTATAAAAAAATAGTAGATGAGGCATTGATATCTTTACAAAATCCAAGTTTGATGATACCAAAGCTAACAAATCTCATGCAAATATATGCAAATTCACAAAATTATGAACAAGCCGCAATAACAAGAGATCAGATAAATAGTATAAAAAATTTAGAGGTAAAAATAGAGGTTGATATAGCAAAACTTGAAGATTTTGAGGTATTTTGTGTAACTAAATATTTAGATTTATTTTGCGGGATAAGATTTAGTATACAAAAAGGAAAAATAGTTGGTGTAAAAAGCGATATAACGAATGCAAAAGATGGAGAAAATAACGAAATAAACGAGATATACAAGCACTTTATACTTGATAATTTTGCGATAAATCAACCAGTAACTGCAACTAAAATTTATACATTTGATGAGTTTGAAGATATTGATTTGGTAGCTGAAATTTTAAATAAAAGACACAATAAGAAATTTTCAATCAAACAACCAAAAGTTGGAGAAAAAAGAAAAATTTGTGAAATAGCGCAAAAAAATGCACAAATAACAATACAAAAACATATAAAAACAAATGATATGGGCTTTTTAAATGAGCTAAAAGAATATTTTAACCTAAGCCATACACCAAACACAATAGAATGTTTTGACAACTCACATCTATTTGGAGAAGCAACAGTTGCTGGTATGATAAGATATGAAAATGGAGACTTTATAAAAGAAAAGTATAGACATTTTCATCTTGAAAGCAAAAATGATTATGACCAAATGAGAGAGAGTTTGACAATAAGAGCTTTAAGATTTGATAAATTAAGTCCGCCTGATTTGTGGATAATAGATGGCGGAGAAGCTTTGTTAAATCTAGCTGTTGAAATTTTAAAAAGTTCTGGAACAAATATAGATGTTATAGCAATATCAAAAGAAAAAATTGACGCAAAAGCACATAGAGCAAAAGGGAAAGCAAAGGATAAAATTTATACTATAAGCAATAAATTTAACTTAGCTACAGATGATAAAAAACTTTTGTTTTTTCAAAAAATGAGAGATGAGGCTCATCGTTTTGCAATAAGCTTTCATAGAAAAATTAAAAACAAACAAGATACACAAAATTCAAAACTAGCAAAGCTTGGAATTTCAAAGGGAAGCATTACGAAATTAGTTAATTTTTATGGAAGTTTTGATAAAATCTATAAATCAAGTTATGATGATATAAAAAAAATAACAAACAAAAGTGTTGCGGATAAAATATTTAAGGAAAAGTCTTGA
- the nhaD gene encoding sodium:proton antiporter NhaD, whose amino-acid sequence MKFLGLIVLFFAAAFGSGAEVAVEHIDLSTTWAGWLCLVVFVIGYYFIAAEELYHVNKAKPAIFIGTFMFILLGIYMAINGMSMEPLNNEINHLIIEIAQIVFFLMVAMTYIEALIERDVFNALKYNLVSKGYSYKKLFWLTGVIAFFLSPVADNLTTALILSTVLLTIDRENKAFLVAGAINIVVAANAGGAWSPFGDITTLMVWAAGKSPFIDFLALFPASFIGWIITGYLLSLKVPEGSPHFDVKSEKKVIIKPGGKVVIALGISTIVIAVLCHQFFHLPAMWGMMFGFSLLTIFSYSFKKKHKNEDTMNVFHYMSKIENDTLLFFFGILAAVGALHYAGFLEYLIKLYDSFGFTSINIAVGFVSAIVDNVPVMSAVLKSNPVMGDDEWLLVTLTAGIGGSMISFGSAAGVGVMGKLRGIYTFGAHMSQAWKVVVGYIISLVIWYIQFEILGWY is encoded by the coding sequence ATGAAATTTCTTGGACTTATAGTCTTGTTTTTTGCAGCGGCCTTTGGTTCTGGTGCTGAGGTTGCGGTTGAGCATATAGACCTTAGTACAACTTGGGCTGGCTGGTTATGTCTTGTAGTATTTGTTATTGGATATTATTTTATAGCGGCTGAAGAGCTGTATCATGTAAATAAAGCTAAACCAGCTATATTTATAGGTACTTTTATGTTTATACTTTTGGGTATTTATATGGCCATAAATGGTATGTCTATGGAGCCTTTAAATAATGAGATAAATCACCTTATTATAGAGATTGCTCAGATAGTATTTTTCTTGATGGTTGCTATGACATACATAGAAGCATTGATAGAAAGAGATGTTTTTAATGCATTAAAATACAATCTAGTTTCAAAAGGATACTCTTACAAAAAACTTTTTTGGCTAACTGGTGTTATTGCATTTTTCTTAAGCCCAGTAGCTGACAATCTAACAACAGCACTTATTTTATCTACCGTTCTTTTAACAATAGATAGAGAAAATAAAGCATTCTTAGTAGCCGGTGCGATAAATATAGTTGTTGCAGCAAATGCCGGTGGTGCATGGAGTCCATTTGGAGATATCACAACTCTTATGGTTTGGGCGGCAGGAAAATCTCCATTTATAGATTTCTTAGCACTTTTCCCTGCTTCATTTATTGGTTGGATTATTACTGGATATTTATTGTCTTTAAAAGTTCCAGAAGGAAGTCCTCATTTTGATGTAAAAAGCGAGAAAAAAGTTATCATAAAACCTGGTGGTAAGGTTGTTATAGCTCTTGGAATTTCCACTATAGTTATAGCTGTTTTATGTCATCAGTTCTTTCATTTACCTGCTATGTGGGGTATGATGTTTGGTTTTTCTTTACTTACTATATTTTCATATTCATTTAAGAAGAAACACAAAAATGAAGACACTATGAATGTTTTTCACTATATGTCAAAAATAGAAAATGATACATTGTTATTTTTCTTTGGAATTTTAGCTGCTGTTGGCGCTTTGCACTACGCTGGTTTCTTGGAGTATCTAATAAAACTTTATGATAGTTTTGGATTTACTAGCATAAACATTGCTGTTGGTTTTGTATCTGCTATAGTTGACAATGTTCCTGTTATGTCGGCTGTTTTAAAATCAAATCCGGTAATGGGCGATGATGAGTGGTTGCTTGTAACGCTTACAGCTGGTATCGGTGGTTCTATGATCAGTTTTGGTTCAGCTGCTGGTGTCGGTGTTATGGGTAAATTAAGAGGTATTTATACTTTTGGTGCTCATATGTCTCAGGCTTGGAAAGTAGTTGTTGGATATATTATTTCTCTTGTTATATGGTATATTCAATTTGAAATTTTAGGATGGTATTAA